In one window of Pseudomonas benzenivorans DNA:
- a CDS encoding putative nucleotidyltransferase substrate binding domain-containing protein: MSTADDFAQAGKAAVMQNIHGTMEFLQKFPPFNQMDTAHLAYLVERCQLRFYGEGETIIKPADGPVEHFYIVKQGRVHGERPHSARRGTETTFEITSGECFPLAALIGERATRTEHLAAEDCFCLLLPKAAFVKLFAVSNPLRDFALRGVSSLLDQVNQQVQLRAVETLGAQYSLDTRLGELAMRQPIGCTPDTPLREAVKQMHEQHVGSIVVLDPAHRPLGIFTLRDLRRVIAAGESLEQPIERLMTAEPFHLPPDASAFDAAIAMTERHIAHVCLVEHERLCGVVSERDLFSLQRVDLVHLARTIRHAGRVETLTALRDDIRLLVDRMLAHGASSTQITHIITLLNDHTVCRVIELTLEDLGDPGVPFTWLCFGSEGRREQTLHTDQDNGILFEAADKTEAAEMRRRLLPLAAEINQRLAQCGFTLCKGNIMAGNPELCLSRQEWSRRFAGFIDEATPENLLASSIYFDMRVVWGPPEGCAQVREELLRRIHGHSLFQRMMAENALRQRPPIGRFRDFVVARKGAEKDTLDLKVQGLTPFVDGARLLALAHGIESCNTLERLRELIAKKVIERLDGAAFEEAYHFIQQTRMQQHQLQAREHQPYSNRLDPDSLNHLDRRILRESFRQAQRLQSSLALRYQL, from the coding sequence ATGAGCACAGCGGATGACTTCGCCCAGGCGGGCAAGGCCGCGGTGATGCAGAACATCCACGGCACCATGGAGTTCCTGCAGAAATTCCCGCCCTTCAACCAGATGGACACGGCCCACCTGGCCTACCTGGTGGAGCGCTGCCAGCTGCGCTTCTATGGCGAGGGCGAAACCATCATCAAGCCGGCCGACGGCCCGGTGGAACACTTCTATATCGTCAAGCAGGGCCGGGTGCACGGCGAGCGGCCGCACTCGGCACGCCGCGGCACCGAGACCACCTTCGAGATCACCAGCGGCGAGTGCTTCCCCCTGGCCGCATTGATCGGCGAGCGCGCCACCCGCACCGAGCACCTGGCCGCCGAAGACTGCTTCTGCCTGCTGCTGCCCAAGGCCGCCTTCGTCAAGCTGTTCGCGGTATCCAACCCGCTGCGCGACTTCGCCCTGCGCGGGGTCAGCAGCCTGCTCGACCAGGTCAACCAGCAGGTGCAGCTGCGCGCGGTAGAGACCCTCGGCGCGCAGTATTCGCTGGATACCCGCCTGGGCGAGCTGGCCATGCGCCAGCCGATCGGCTGCACGCCGGATACGCCGCTGCGCGAGGCGGTCAAGCAGATGCACGAACAGCACGTCGGCAGCATCGTCGTACTCGACCCGGCCCACAGGCCCCTGGGCATCTTCACCCTGCGCGACCTGCGCCGGGTGATCGCCGCCGGCGAGTCGCTGGAACAGCCGATCGAGCGCCTGATGACCGCCGAGCCCTTCCACCTGCCGCCGGATGCCAGCGCCTTCGACGCGGCCATCGCCATGACCGAGCGGCACATCGCCCACGTCTGCCTGGTCGAACACGAGAGGCTCTGCGGCGTGGTCTCCGAGCGCGACCTGTTCTCCCTGCAGCGGGTCGACCTGGTGCACCTGGCGCGCACCATCCGCCATGCCGGGCGGGTCGAGACCCTGACCGCCCTGCGCGACGACATCCGCCTGCTGGTCGACCGCATGCTGGCCCACGGCGCCAGCTCGACCCAGATCACCCATATCATCACCCTGCTCAACGACCATACGGTGTGCCGGGTGATCGAGCTGACCCTCGAGGACCTGGGCGATCCCGGCGTGCCCTTCACCTGGCTGTGCTTCGGCAGCGAGGGGCGCCGCGAACAGACCCTGCACACCGACCAGGACAACGGCATCCTGTTCGAGGCCGCGGACAAGACCGAGGCCGCCGAGATGCGCCGACGCCTGTTGCCCTTGGCCGCCGAGATCAACCAGCGCCTGGCACAGTGCGGCTTCACCCTGTGCAAGGGCAACATCATGGCCGGCAACCCCGAGCTGTGCCTGTCGCGCCAGGAATGGTCGCGGCGCTTCGCCGGCTTCATCGACGAAGCCACGCCGGAGAACCTGCTGGCCTCGAGCATCTACTTCGACATGCGCGTGGTCTGGGGCCCACCGGAAGGCTGCGCGCAGGTGCGTGAGGAACTGCTGCGGCGCATCCACGGCCACAGCCTGTTCCAGCGCATGATGGCCGAAAACGCCCTGCGCCAGCGCCCGCCCATTGGCCGCTTCCGCGACTTCGTGGTGGCGCGCAAGGGCGCCGAGAAGGACACCCTCGACCTCAAGGTGCAAGGCCTGACGCCCTTCGTCGACGGCGCCCGGCTGCTCGCCCTGGCCCACGGCATCGAGAGCTGCAACACCCTGGAACGCCTGCGCGAACTGATCGCCAAGAAGGTCATCGAACGACTCGACGGCGCGGCCTTCGAGGAGGCCTATCACTTCATCCAGCAGACCCGCATGCAGCAGCACCAGCTGCAGGCCCGCGAGCACCAGCCCTACTCCAACCGCCTCGACCCGGACAGCCTCAACCACCTGGACCGGCGCATCCTGCGCGAATCCTTCCGCCAGGCCCAGCGCCTGCAGAGCAGCCTGGCCCTGAGGTATCAGCTATGA